The region GGTTTCTTCGTGCATCTTGCCTCACGCCGTTATGTAAACTCCATAGACTCATTAGGTTAGCATCTACGGATGCCTCACACGTGCTTAACGGCTGTCTCACGGGTCGGGTCGGGCTCGCGCCTATTGTCCACGCTTTTTTGTCCGGGATTAGTGTTTTACCGGGAGGGCGACGACGGACTGAAAATTCATCCATGCTCAGTAGGGATATTTCCCACGAAGAAAGGACGACCATGGTGAACCTGACAGTGGCAAGATAGCAGATCACTACTCATCTTCCGTCGTATCCACCCGGCCTGTCAAGCCGGCGGTCCCTCGTCCCTGACTACCTGCTGAACAGCGAGACGAAGACCCTAAATATTTCCGCGTTGTAGTCATTGACCATGCTTGCTTTCATGGTCTGCAGGGCTTGATACGGGGCCAACACCGGCGCTGCTCGATACCGGCGGCGGGAGGTCAGCGCCTCATAAACGTCGGCAATTCTGCAGATCTGGGCAGCTGGATCAATGCCGTCGCCCGAAAGCCCCTGGGGGTAGCCGCTGCCGTCCTCCCGCTCATGGTGCTGAAGCAGGATGCGGGCGCACTCTTCCGTCCACACGTTGGTGGCTGCGAGCATCTTCTCGCCGGACGAGGGGTGCCTGCGAATGAGTTTCCACTCAGCTGCGGAAAGTTTGCCGCGCTTGCTTAAGAGCTGGGCGGGCATTTGGGTCATGCCCAGATCATGCAGGAAAAAGCCCGTTCCCAGCTCCACCAGATCATAGTCGCCGGAGTCCTTCAGCGCCGCTTTGGCCAACAGAATGGACAGGACGCCCACGTTGGCGGAGTGGGTATAGGTGTGCTCATCGTGGGGCAGGATCACAACCATGAAGTTGGCCATCTCATCGTCAGCCATGATCTGATCCACGATAGCGCGGACCATTTCTTTTCCTTGGGCGATATTCTCGGCACTGGGCTTGGCCAGCAGCTGCTCCATCATCCGTATGGCGTATCGATAAATGGCGCCCGCCTTGTTCCGGGGTGGGATCAGGGCGTCCTCCAGCGTCTCCCGAAGCTCAGCCGCTATGACCTCCACTGGGACCAGCTCCGCAGGCGGTAGCGTATCCGGATCGCTCCGGCCCGGGTCCACCCTCACCGCCCCGATCCCGCTGCTG is a window of Candidatus Neomarinimicrobiota bacterium DNA encoding:
- a CDS encoding DUF3391 domain-containing protein — protein: MIRSVQSKDLKVGMYVILDIAWFRHAFPKSRFKLVSTKQIRKIIATGIKKVKVDMSKSEVIEASAASAARPDANDDQARQSGQAGGLSQGSSESDEGESVETPVGEGEQPAPDAVTPQEEGPEGSGIDTVTIDDKDEWESSGIDTVTIEEKDEWESSGIDTVTIEEKDKGEGSGIDTVTVEEQDEPEGSGIDTVTVEEQDRGEGSGIDAVTLDDQDEPEGYLPPRMVKAEDLALGMYVILEAKPDSISLLEGSFRIATEDQLAELVSSGIGAVRVDPGRSDPDTLPPAELVPVEVIAAELRETLEDALIPPRNKAGAIYRYAIRMMEQLLAKPSAENIAQGKEMVRAIVDQIMADDEMANFMVVILPHDEHTYTHSANVGVLSILLAKAALKDSGDYDLVELGTGFFLHDLGMTQMPAQLLSKRGKLSAAEWKLIRRHPSSGEKMLAATNVWTEECARILLQHHEREDGSGYPQGLSGDGIDPAAQICRIADVYEALTSRRRYRAAPVLAPYQALQTMKASMVNDYNAEIFRVFVSLFSR